The genome window gtcaaaatttgaattttctgccaaaaattgagtttttcagtcaaaatttgaatttttctgctggaaatttgaatttttagtaaaaaattgagttttcagtcaaaatttgaatttttaagcgattttttcacaattttagtcttttttttttttggaatttttgaagcaaaatcccGCCAATTAACTCTactttaataaataaattatgatgaagctggtggtggtggtgaggGGGGTAGGAGGGGGGTTTTACAAATATACAATCAATGAGAATTATGCAAATTAGAGGACTTttagaagaaagaaaaaatgaatttttgaggggctaaataattttgaagatcAGTTCGCGGTGGGGGGATTTTCGATGGAACAGAGAGAGAATATGGAAAAGATGtgagatgttttttttcaaaaaaattttacaataaaaatagggaaaattGCACCATTTTGAGAGTTTACGtagggaaaaaatttgaaaaatttgaaaaaaattatcgattaattgaataaaaaatcaccgaaataggtcatttttggcgttttttaaGGCAGGGGAGTACAAAAACcacaagaaatcaaaaaaaatgaaaaaaaaattaataaatgccaatttttctaCCCTTTGGCACCAAAAATACACAAAAGAAGGTTTTTCGTGGTGGCTCTCACACTATGCACAAAATCCATCTAGGAGACCTTCtcgtatttttgaaatttcgccaTTGTcgtcctgcaaaaaaaaaatgagattttatcgatttttcaatgaaaatttcggaaatttacagagtttttagtaaaaattccagaaatttacaGGTTTTTCGTTAtgcgaaaaatgtgaagagaaaataggttttttttgtctaaatttattttaaaaaaggatttaattttaatcgattttttttttgaaaaatgtacaattttttttttttttcacaaacatTCTCAGAAACTGgcgtttttttcgattttctccaaaaattacagattttttgccgttttttctgttaaaattccggaaatttacagtttttcaagatttttttttgtccattaAAATCGCAGAATAATAGggtttttgtataaaatcactacaaaaaaaaggattttatcgacgtttcctccaaaaatttaccgatttttcgcgtttttttacaaaaaaaaatttcaaaaaccaagatttatgtcattaaaaaaacggattttatcgatttttcagcaaaaattccgaaaattgacagttttttttgcgtttttttctttttttacacaaaaatggcttaattattaaaaaaaattatttaatcgatttttcagtaaaaatatccgagaatttacagattttcaaatttttctcacagaaaaatctcagaaaaatattttttctactaaattggaaaaaaagttaattataATATGATTAAAAAGAaggattttatcgatttttcagtaaaaattcaaaaaatttacagttttcgcgttttttacaataaaaatgcattaaaaagtgattcttgtctgaaaatatttaaaataaaactttatcgatttttcagttaaaaaatccgagaatttattgatttttaatttttttcacaaaaaagtcTAAGAAAAACGggttttttgtctgaaatatcgatttttttcgatttttcagttaaaattccggaaatttacagagttttcgcgtttttcttacaataaaatgcaattttaaaaaataggattttatcgattgttaaataaaaatatctttttttttcacattttttccaactttcaaaggttttttttattggaaaaattaatttgtaatttacaaaaaataacttttttaatttaattttacgtttccaaattttttttcacagtgaaaatcaccgaaaaatcatgaatttagatgaaattttctatttttttttctcacaattattagagagaaaaaacgagttttttgggtctaaaatatcgatttttcgtgattttcctggaattttagaccatttttccaagaaaaacgAGGAGAAAAAGCTATTTTCTAGGAACTTTTGTgccaaaaactcaattttcatcacttttcatgattttttcagctattttctcaattttcagtgatatcacccaaaaaagaaaaatggttttatcgattttttcagtaaaaatttaagaatttacagatttttacgggttttttaacgaaaaaaatgcCAGACAAAGagtttttatacaaaattggaaaaaaaattgattatatcatttaaaataaaactttatcgatttttcagttgaataaATCcgagaatttattgatttttactttttttttcacaaaaaaatttcagaaaaacggggttttttttgtctgaaatatcgattttctcaatttttatgaattttagtccgtttttctattattttcttctaaattcGAGATAAAAAGCTACGGAGAAtcatattaattaatttaataaaattttacacattttctgAGAGTTTTTGAacgagttttttcaaaaagcgattttaagctattttctcaaatttcaaagcgaaaatcatcaaaattagggcgatttattgatttttaagcaatttttttcagcgaaaatccACCAAAAACCGCGAAACAAGCTTCTCGTGAATTTTGgtgatttatcgattttttaaaattgaattttagatgaaatttattgcaaaattcgattttttaagctattttctcaaatttcaaagcaaaaatcaccaaaatttGGGcggattttattgatttttctcaattatttcaaaaaattcgttcaattttcaaatttttacgctggaatttatagattttccacttttttttctcacaattattagagagaaaaaacgggttttttgggtctaaaatatcgatttttcgtgattttcctggaattttagaccatttttccaagaaaaacgAGGAGAAAAAGCTATTTTCTAGGAACTTTTGTgccaaaaactcaattttcatcacttttcatgattttttcagctattttctcaattttcagtgatatcacccaaaaattatgaatatgGGTGTTTTAgacggaattttttcaaaatttcaattttccatgaaaacaAACCTTCCCAAACGCATCATTACTACCCGGCGGCGGTGGCCCAGATGATAATGGTGGATTACTCATCGGATTGCTCAACGGATTACTACCCGGCGTTCCCGGATTAACATTATTATTCACACTATGCGCGGAGCCCGGCGCCGATCCTGGACCTCCTCCGTTCATTGACACTGCTGCTGTGGCCgccggtggtggtggtggaacacttccacctccacctccaccCGTCGGTGTCAAAGCTTCAGTCTTCATTATTTCTTCTCCATTCGTCGTAATCTCTTGCTTCGGCTGATGTAGCTGCTGTCCGATTGATGATGGTGTTCCAACTGATCCTACAGACGTCGTAGCCACCTGTGGAACACTTCCAGGTCCTGGAACTGATCCAATCATTCCAGGAGTTCCTGGACCACCGGCGGTGGTGGCTCCGggagctgctgctgctggaCCTGCAGACATTGGTTGATGATCAGAAGACATGCCGAACGGCATCGCTGAACTGCTGGTCGGTGGCATCGGAGGCATTCCCATGAATGGAGGCATATCGGCAGGGGGTACCCCCATACTCGGAGAGTTTAGAGACATATGGGGATGGGCTCCGTTGGGCATCATGCCGCCGCTACCGCTGGCTCCGGGGAATGGTTGAGCACCACCGCCGGGTGGGGGGCCGCCCATGAAGTCGAAACGTTGCATTCCGGACATATCTGGAAAAGAAgaggaaaatgtgaaaaatggggattttgggaatgaaaaaatttaaaaaatcctcattttttgcttcaatttttaaaaattgaagcaaaacacataaattttaactaaaaaatttcatttgagaaaaatagaaataggagtatgttttaattttaaaaaaataaaaatcaagtttccagttgaaaatttagaacattCAAAGAAAACTGCggattttgttattttttctgcaatttttctaaattttcgacTGGCaacagcttttttttttaaagaaaaatatcaatttccgtgatttttttttccaattttctactgaaaacTGTGATATTTATAGAATAATGCtcatttttacaatatttcgattttttttttttgatttttcgcgatttttcaaagttttcgaaTGGTaactatgaaattttcagggaaaaactactaatttctgcaattttttaaatttttttttgcaatgctGAATAAAGTAAATTTATTGTATCAAGTATTCGCCAATAACCatcttttttgcaactttttcttttttttttaattttcgtcagaaaaaatatgtatttttgagatttttttaaattttaaataaaaccggaaaatgtgaatactttttgttttagaaaaatcctcaattttgcgatttttcaaatatgtgaCTGAAAACAGgcgaatttttagaaaaaaaatgtactcatttgtgtgatttttccacattttctcactggaataaataataattgtcACCGTTTTAACCCGGAAATCTaggaaaattacaaaaaattgaacatttttcaaattttctgcatGTGTTTCCAGGCAAAAACTCACCCATCGGTGCTCCGGGACCAACGGGCCTCGGCATTCCAACAGCTCCAGGGAATGGTTGTCCAACTGGTGGCGGTGGCATTCGCATTCCTTGATTCGGCGCCATTCGTTGTAATCGTGGATCCGGTGGAAACATTGGGAAGGCACCTGGAGGCATACCTCCAGGTGCCATTGCGCCTGGAGGCATTCGTCCGGGTGCAAATCGGCCGCCAAATGCTCCTGGATGACCACC of Caenorhabditis elegans chromosome II contains these proteins:
- the sam-10 gene encoding Single-stranded DNA-binding protein homolog sam-10 (Confirmed by transcript evidence), with protein sequence MSGMQRFDFMGGPPPGGGAQPFPGASGSGGMMPNGAHPHMSLNSPSMGVPPADMPPFMGMPPMPPTSSSAMPFGMSSDHQPMSAGPAAAAPGATTAGGPGTPGMIGSVPGPGSVPQVATTSVGSVGTPSSIGQQLHQPKQEITTNGEEIMKTEALTPTGGGGGGSVPPPPPAATAAVSMNGGGPGSAPGSAHSVNNNVNPGTPGSNPLSNPMSNPPLSSGPPPPGSNDAFGKDDNGEISKIREGLLDGFCA
- the sam-10 gene encoding Single-stranded DNA-binding protein homolog sam-10 (Confirmed by transcript evidence); translation: MPPQVIQQQQQSLASEMTARDRLTSYIYEYLQQTGASKTAETFKEEVLSTNPAAGLAAANSTKLSDKSFLLEWWLLFWDLYSAAPERRDAGGDPFSAEAKYFHEAMIGMPPGMNGHFAPPPMGMEMMGGHPGAFGGRFAPGRMPPGAMAPGGMPPGAFPMFPPDPRLQRMAPNQGMRMPPPPVGQPFPGAVGMPRPVGPGAPMDMSGMQRFDFMGGPPPGGGAQPFPGASGSGGMMPNGAHPHMSLNSPSMGVPPADMPPFMGMPPMPPTSSSAMPFGMSSDHQPMSAGPAAAAPGATTAGGPGTPGMIGSVPGPGSVPQVATTSVGSVGTPSSIGQQLHQPKQEITTNGEEIMKTEALTPTGGGGGGSVPPPPPAATAAVSMNGGGPGSAPGSAHSVNNNVNPGTPGSNPLSNPMSNPPLSSGPPPPGSNDAFGKDDNGEISKIREGLLDGFCA